In Nonomuraea sp. NBC_00507, the following are encoded in one genomic region:
- a CDS encoding Gfo/Idh/MocA family protein, with product MSVRTIGVVMNGVTGRMGYRQHLVRSVLAINEQGGVTLSDGARVKLKPVLVGRNADKLADIASKHGISDFTTDLDAALADDDNVIYFDAQVTSARVKAVLKAIEAGKHIYAEKPTAESTQEAIALAEAAAAKGIKNGVVQDKLFLPGLLKLKRLIDGGFFGRILSVRGEFGYWVFEGDWQEAQRPSWNYRAEDGGGIVLDMFPHWHYVMENLFGRVESVYARAVTHVPSRVDEQGKTYQATADDAAYGIFELEGGIVAQINSSWTVRVNRDELVEFQVDGTHGSAVAGLRNCRVQHRAATPKPVWNPDLPVTARFRDGWQEVPDNAEFDNGFKIQWESFIKHVLEDAPFPYDFASGARGVQLAELGLRSSAEGRRIEVPGL from the coding sequence ATGAGCGTGCGCACCATCGGCGTCGTGATGAACGGCGTCACCGGGCGGATGGGCTACCGCCAGCACTTGGTCCGGTCCGTCCTGGCGATCAACGAGCAGGGCGGTGTGACGCTCTCGGACGGCGCCCGGGTGAAGCTCAAGCCGGTGCTGGTCGGCCGGAATGCCGACAAATTGGCAGATATCGCGTCGAAGCATGGAATTTCGGATTTCACCACTGACCTCGACGCGGCCCTCGCCGACGACGACAACGTGATCTACTTCGACGCCCAGGTCACCAGCGCCAGGGTGAAGGCCGTGCTGAAGGCCATCGAGGCCGGCAAGCACATCTACGCCGAGAAGCCGACCGCCGAGTCCACGCAGGAGGCGATCGCGCTGGCCGAGGCCGCCGCCGCGAAGGGCATCAAGAACGGCGTGGTCCAGGACAAGCTGTTCCTGCCCGGCCTGCTCAAGCTGAAGCGGCTGATCGACGGCGGCTTCTTCGGCCGCATCCTGTCGGTGCGCGGCGAGTTCGGCTACTGGGTGTTCGAGGGCGACTGGCAGGAGGCGCAGCGCCCCTCGTGGAACTACCGGGCCGAGGACGGCGGCGGCATCGTGCTGGACATGTTCCCGCACTGGCACTACGTGATGGAGAACCTGTTCGGCCGGGTCGAGTCGGTCTACGCCCGCGCCGTGACGCACGTCCCGTCACGTGTGGACGAGCAGGGCAAGACGTACCAGGCCACCGCGGATGACGCCGCGTACGGCATCTTCGAGCTTGAAGGCGGCATCGTCGCGCAGATCAACTCCTCCTGGACCGTCCGCGTGAACCGGGACGAACTGGTGGAGTTCCAGGTGGACGGCACGCACGGCAGCGCCGTGGCGGGCCTGCGCAACTGCCGCGTGCAGCACCGCGCGGCCACCCCCAAGCCGGTCTGGAACCCCGATCTGCCGGTCACGGCGCGCTTCCGCGACGGCTGGCAGGAGGTGCCGGACAACGCCGAGTTCGACAACGGGTTCAAGATCCAGTGGGAGTCGTTCATCAAGCACGTGCTGGAGGACGCGCCCTTCCCGTACGACTTCGCGTCGGGCGCTCGGGGCGTGCAGCTCGCCGAGCTGGGCCTGCGCTCGTCCGCAGAGGGCCGCAGGATCGAGGTGCCGGGGCTGTGA